From the genome of Flavobacterium luteolum, one region includes:
- a CDS encoding polysaccharide lyase, whose protein sequence is MKKFLKLTSVLFITALVLNSCEKEQEDLNGKQIAKKEAQQLANKDTISANAPLEGSTTAKGTAGARTITLQTNTLSCPGGLCTSYGVWSTGVYTVWFQMKFNNGFYWSRGGKCGYGILIGDQNTGGDAAWDGNGGSARFMWYCPSGSNSTKGSGAYLQPYVYYRDQPGQYGNDFGKKYYIQEGVTYNCQISVKLNTGSNTDGYVKYYVNGTEILNEKIRWVTNDSKRNVNAVSLHTFRGGSQDYWTAPVTSSIYYPSASWDAL, encoded by the coding sequence ATGAAGAAATTCTTAAAATTAACCAGCGTATTATTTATTACAGCATTGGTGCTTAATTCCTGTGAAAAGGAACAAGAAGATTTAAATGGAAAACAAATTGCTAAAAAAGAAGCACAGCAGCTTGCTAACAAAGATACCATCTCTGCTAATGCACCGCTTGAAGGCAGCACAACAGCTAAAGGAACAGCTGGAGCAAGAACCATTACATTGCAAACTAATACATTATCTTGTCCTGGCGGTTTATGCACATCGTACGGCGTTTGGTCTACGGGTGTTTATACTGTTTGGTTTCAAATGAAATTTAACAACGGATTTTATTGGAGCCGAGGTGGAAAATGTGGATATGGAATCTTAATTGGTGACCAAAACACAGGTGGCGACGCAGCATGGGACGGAAATGGCGGAAGTGCCAGATTTATGTGGTACTGCCCTAGTGGATCTAACAGTACAAAAGGAAGTGGCGCTTATCTTCAGCCTTATGTGTATTACAGAGATCAACCAGGACAATATGGCAATGATTTTGGAAAAAAATATTATATCCAAGAAGGTGTGACGTATAACTGTCAAATATCTGTGAAGTTGAATACGGGTTCTAATACAGATGGATACGTTAAATATTACGTAAATGGAACAGAGATATTGAACGAAAAAATTCGCTGGGTAACGAACGATTCTAAGCGAAATGTAAATGCTGTAAGTCTACACACTTTCCGTGGCGGAAGTCAAGATTATTGGACAGCTCCAGTTACAAGTTCTATTTATTATCCCAGCGCATCTTGGGATGCTCTATAA
- the katG gene encoding catalase/peroxidase HPI, which translates to MDNQSNDISKCPFHNGSMDKQAASGTKNRDWWPQQLKLNILRQNSVLSNPLNTDFNYAEAFKSLDLEAVKKDLHALMTDSQDWWPADFGHYGGLFIRMAWHSAGTYRVHDGRGGAGAGQQRFAPLNSWPDNVSLDKARRLLWPIKQKYGQKISWADLLILTGNVALESMGFKTFGFAGGRADVWEADESVYWGSETTWLGGDERYKDGSEGVPKDHGVVSSDDDADGKIHSRNLEKPLAAVQMGLIYVNPEGPDGNPDPIAAAKDIRDTFGRMAMNDEETVALIAGGHTFGKTHGAASSDHVGKEPEAAGLELQGLGWKNSYGSGKGPDAITSGLEVTWTKTPTQWSNNFFENLFGFEWELSKSPAGAHQWVAKNAEAIIPDAFDPNKKHLPTMLTTDLSLRLDPAYEKISRRFFENPDEFADAFARAWFKLTHRDMGPRALYLGSEVPAEELLWQDPIPEVNHTLIDDQDVAQLKEKILNSGLSISQLVSTAWASASTFRGSDKRGGANGGRIRLAPQKDWEVNNPAALKVVLDKLEAIQKEFNNVNGNKKVSLADLIVLAGSAAVEKAAKDAGASASVPFSPGRMDASAEQTDVESFGYLEPKADGFRNYRKTKSSVLTEELLIDKANLLNLTAPELTVLLGGLRVLDINADGSKNGVFTTRPGRLTNDFFVNLLDMNTQWQSVSNDQELYAGNDRRTGQPKWIGTRADLVFGSNSELRAIAEVYAASDAHEKFVKDFIAVWTKVMNLDRFDLKA; encoded by the coding sequence ATGGATAATCAATCAAATGACATCAGCAAATGCCCTTTTCATAACGGGAGCATGGACAAGCAAGCAGCTTCAGGAACGAAGAATCGTGACTGGTGGCCTCAACAGTTAAAATTAAATATCCTAAGACAAAATTCAGTATTGTCAAATCCGCTGAATACGGATTTTAATTACGCAGAAGCGTTTAAAAGCCTAGATCTTGAAGCTGTAAAGAAAGATTTACATGCTCTTATGACTGATTCACAAGATTGGTGGCCTGCCGATTTTGGTCACTATGGCGGACTTTTCATTAGAATGGCTTGGCATAGCGCTGGAACCTACAGAGTGCATGATGGTAGAGGAGGAGCTGGTGCTGGACAACAGCGATTTGCACCTCTTAATAGCTGGCCTGATAATGTGAGCCTTGATAAAGCAAGAAGACTGCTTTGGCCAATAAAACAAAAGTATGGACAAAAAATTTCATGGGCCGATTTGCTAATCTTAACAGGAAATGTTGCTTTGGAGTCAATGGGTTTTAAAACATTTGGTTTTGCAGGAGGACGTGCCGATGTATGGGAAGCAGATGAATCTGTGTACTGGGGATCTGAAACTACTTGGCTTGGTGGCGATGAACGTTACAAAGATGGTTCAGAAGGTGTTCCGAAGGATCATGGTGTGGTTTCATCAGATGATGATGCAGATGGAAAGATTCACAGTAGAAATCTTGAAAAACCTCTTGCCGCAGTGCAGATGGGACTTATATATGTAAATCCAGAAGGGCCAGACGGAAATCCTGATCCAATCGCAGCAGCCAAAGATATACGAGATACTTTTGGGCGTATGGCAATGAATGATGAAGAAACGGTAGCGTTAATCGCTGGCGGACATACTTTTGGTAAAACTCACGGAGCCGCTTCATCTGATCACGTAGGTAAAGAACCAGAAGCTGCTGGCTTAGAATTGCAAGGTCTAGGATGGAAAAACAGTTATGGTTCAGGAAAAGGTCCAGATGCAATTACGAGCGGACTTGAAGTGACTTGGACAAAAACGCCAACCCAATGGAGCAACAACTTTTTTGAAAACTTATTTGGTTTTGAATGGGAACTTTCTAAAAGTCCAGCAGGTGCACATCAATGGGTTGCAAAAAATGCTGAAGCAATTATTCCAGATGCTTTTGATCCTAATAAAAAGCACTTGCCAACAATGCTTACAACCGATTTATCGCTAAGACTAGACCCAGCTTACGAGAAAATCTCACGCCGATTTTTTGAAAATCCTGATGAATTTGCAGATGCTTTCGCTCGTGCATGGTTTAAACTGACACATCGTGATATGGGGCCGAGAGCTCTTTATCTTGGATCTGAAGTACCTGCAGAAGAATTGCTATGGCAAGATCCTATTCCAGAAGTAAATCATACATTAATTGACGATCAAGATGTAGCTCAGCTGAAAGAAAAAATATTAAATTCAGGTTTAAGTATTTCTCAGTTAGTTTCGACAGCTTGGGCTTCTGCATCTACATTTAGAGGATCAGATAAACGAGGCGGTGCAAACGGTGGACGCATAAGACTTGCACCACAAAAAGACTGGGAAGTAAATAATCCTGCTGCATTAAAAGTGGTTTTAGATAAATTAGAAGCTATTCAAAAAGAATTTAATAATGTAAATGGTAATAAAAAAGTTTCATTAGCCGATTTAATTGTTTTGGCTGGTTCTGCTGCTGTTGAAAAAGCGGCTAAAGATGCTGGAGCTTCAGCTTCTGTTCCTTTTTCTCCAGGACGTATGGATGCTTCTGCCGAGCAAACAGATGTTGAATCTTTTGGCTATCTTGAACCGAAAGCGGATGGTTTTAGAAATTATAGAAAAACAAAATCATCTGTTCTAACAGAAGAACTTCTTATAGATAAAGCAAATTTATTGAATCTTACAGCACCAGAATTAACAGTGCTTTTAGGAGGACTTCGCGTTTTAGATATTAACGCGGATGGAAGTAAAAACGGTGTTTTTACCACTCGACCAGGTCGTTTGACAAATGATTTCTTCGTAAATCTGCTAGATATGAACACGCAATGGCAATCGGTTTCTAATGATCAGGAACTTTATGCAGGAAACGATAGAAGAACCGGACAGCCTAAATGGATTGGAACACGTGCCGATCTTGTTTTTGGTTCAAATTCAGAATTAAGAGCAATTGCAGAAGTGTATGCAGCTTCTGATGCGCATGAAAAATTTGTGAAAGATTTTATTGCAGTATGGACTAAAGTAATGAATTTGGATCGATTCGACTTAAAGGCTTAA
- a CDS encoding heparin lyase I family protein: MKKSLLVLLCVFSLLEIKAQNSNWEYNFGITASMPYASTSYSSTYLPSPTAGGGTASVRASSTTEGFVELTSSNLAGGSGAELKMNSGTTVSGAKFGLGSFTATAIAAFECKINITSGTNGRFLIYFGNGSNFTNGSGISLPQTFAALRLSPTPTAISLDWLSSTTSPNYTTAGLSQVTINKSQVYVLKFFMNNSNAETSYTTGSASNLTTHNLAAGTFDIWIDNTKVLTNADPGTGFLPQGTNINSMNLLNVGAGSSAPVMYMDDIVYSNSLIATPPTPPATITGTLVTVDYESGTANSGISNLTTTHATASDAEYLVSPGRTGNYAIAHRVTIGDSGYFSDNHWRSEAATAQMPTDGKYYPGDERRFEVSLLLKDWESYTAGMAQNGDIIFQGKQSGGENPAWYLSAKRNSITFRIPNDNIEPSIIDDFRPYINQWIDFRIDAKMTTDNTGYYKVYYRLPGQTDYTLAWQVSNFKTFNQDVPEANPSGYLKWGLYRPGQSITSDPPNVMTRIIYHDDIKIFELNNTSAPVQIWGNTFTGNNVEFIAPITAGNTTHPNIISDGNAAPNFYYGTSGGLNTAGVISGRVLLNGWTSKTNTSDPATSFNPDQYFEFKLQPKNGYKIDFSNLQFTARKGNASDPSTFVLRSSIDGFTSDITAPQTFTGTAATLLTYDLSPLTNIKTPITFRLYWYGSNRISGTSLVGIDDFSFNGQVKPVLYLPEMSNIITNTNTGLPTYTTQANEFDITALNNCSNVAYSYLLTGATSATGNTTLANKVFNKGITTVTWTATDGCNNSSTSFTITINDTEKPVFAIPAPITISNDENQCGATFILTQPIVTDNCAVTGITNNAPALFPNGTTTVIWTATDENGNTATTSQTVTVTDAQKPTVNSVASVVLCYESSGNYNIPLATATDNCAIDTVTYTITGATTRNGNGLDASGNFNVGTSVITWTVTDNAGNNSTNTSTITINNPIAALIPDVYAVNPGGDANTIYLGYGPSSLTLNATPTNGTAPFTYLWSNGAITDAISINPSTPGVHDYSVTITDAKGCYITITKQIKVIDISCDAKKVLICHTNNKSLCISANAVSAHLAHGCHLGSCEATLSLKNTAPKISEHQIDDFIVNASPNPTKTEFQINIIGGDETQAIYINVFDILGRKIDTVKSNYTSAIILKNNFSAGIYLAEICNGTNTKTIKLIKQ, encoded by the coding sequence ATGAAAAAAAGTTTACTTGTTTTACTTTGTGTATTTTCTTTATTAGAAATTAAGGCACAAAATTCCAATTGGGAATACAACTTTGGCATTACCGCCTCGATGCCATACGCGTCTACTTCTTATAGTTCAACTTATTTGCCTTCACCAACGGCTGGCGGAGGTACTGCTAGTGTAAGAGCTTCGTCTACTACTGAAGGTTTTGTTGAACTCACTTCTTCTAATTTGGCAGGAGGTTCGGGAGCCGAACTTAAAATGAATAGTGGTACAACCGTATCGGGCGCAAAATTTGGTTTGGGTTCTTTTACAGCTACAGCCATTGCAGCATTTGAATGCAAGATCAACATTACATCAGGAACTAATGGCAGATTCTTAATCTATTTTGGCAATGGCAGCAATTTTACCAACGGTAGCGGGATAAGTTTACCGCAAACATTTGCCGCCTTAAGACTGTCTCCTACTCCCACCGCAATAAGCCTTGATTGGCTTTCGTCTACGACAAGTCCAAACTATACAACAGCAGGACTTTCGCAGGTTACAATAAATAAAAGTCAGGTTTATGTTCTAAAATTTTTTATGAACAATAGCAATGCTGAAACTTCCTATACAACTGGAAGTGCGTCTAACTTAACTACTCATAACCTTGCCGCAGGAACTTTTGACATCTGGATCGATAATACTAAAGTACTTACCAATGCTGACCCTGGAACTGGTTTTCTTCCGCAAGGCACTAATATTAACAGTATGAATTTGCTGAATGTGGGAGCAGGATCATCAGCACCTGTAATGTATATGGATGATATCGTTTATTCTAACTCTTTAATTGCAACACCACCCACACCACCTGCAACAATTACTGGTACCCTTGTTACTGTTGACTATGAAAGTGGTACAGCAAACTCTGGAATTTCAAACTTAACTACAACACATGCCACTGCTAGTGATGCGGAATACTTGGTAAGTCCCGGCCGTACTGGCAATTATGCTATAGCTCATCGCGTAACTATTGGAGATTCGGGATATTTTTCTGATAACCATTGGCGAAGCGAGGCAGCCACAGCTCAAATGCCTACAGACGGGAAATATTATCCGGGAGATGAACGCCGTTTTGAAGTGAGTCTATTACTAAAAGATTGGGAATCTTATACTGCGGGAATGGCTCAAAATGGCGATATTATTTTTCAAGGCAAACAAAGTGGCGGAGAAAATCCTGCATGGTACTTAAGCGCAAAACGCAATAGCATTACCTTCCGTATACCTAACGACAATATTGAACCGTCTATCATAGATGATTTTCGTCCCTATATAAATCAATGGATTGATTTTAGGATTGATGCAAAAATGACAACTGATAATACTGGTTATTATAAGGTTTATTATAGGTTACCTGGACAAACTGATTATACATTGGCATGGCAGGTGAGCAATTTTAAAACTTTCAATCAGGATGTTCCTGAAGCTAACCCTTCGGGATATTTGAAATGGGGTTTGTATCGTCCAGGACAGTCTATTACATCTGATCCTCCTAATGTAATGACACGTATTATTTATCATGATGACATCAAAATTTTTGAGCTGAATAATACTAGTGCGCCTGTACAAATCTGGGGAAACACATTCACTGGAAATAATGTTGAATTTATCGCGCCTATTACGGCAGGAAACACCACACATCCTAATATAATCAGTGACGGAAATGCGGCACCAAATTTTTATTATGGCACTAGCGGTGGCCTCAATACAGCAGGCGTAATTAGTGGTCGTGTTTTACTAAATGGCTGGACCAGCAAAACAAATACTTCAGATCCTGCTACTTCATTTAATCCAGATCAGTATTTTGAGTTCAAACTTCAACCTAAAAATGGCTACAAAATAGATTTTTCTAATCTTCAATTTACGGCTAGAAAAGGAAACGCTTCTGATCCTAGCACATTTGTTTTAAGATCCAGCATAGACGGTTTTACAAGTGATATTACGGCACCTCAAACCTTCACTGGAACTGCTGCAACTTTGCTTACTTATGACCTAAGCCCTTTGACCAATATCAAAACCCCAATTACATTTCGTTTATACTGGTACGGATCAAACAGAATCTCTGGAACTTCTTTAGTGGGTATTGATGACTTTTCATTCAACGGTCAAGTTAAACCAGTACTGTATCTGCCTGAAATGTCAAATATTATCACTAACACTAATACCGGTTTACCTACCTATACAACACAAGCCAATGAATTTGACATCACCGCTTTAAACAACTGCAGTAACGTTGCTTACAGCTATTTGCTTACTGGAGCAACCTCTGCTACTGGTAATACTACATTAGCCAATAAAGTTTTTAATAAAGGAATTACAACTGTTACGTGGACAGCAACCGATGGATGCAATAATAGTTCGACTTCTTTCACTATTACGATTAATGATACAGAAAAGCCTGTTTTTGCAATACCTGCTCCCATAACGATCTCAAATGACGAAAATCAGTGTGGAGCAACATTTATATTAACTCAACCAATAGTTACTGATAATTGCGCTGTAACAGGTATTACCAATAACGCACCAGCATTATTTCCAAATGGTACAACAACTGTAATATGGACGGCTACCGATGAAAATGGCAATACCGCCACAACCTCGCAAACGGTGACAGTTACGGATGCACAAAAACCAACTGTAAACTCAGTTGCTTCTGTTGTTCTTTGTTATGAATCAAGCGGAAATTACAATATCCCTTTAGCAACTGCTACCGATAATTGTGCAATTGATACCGTTACTTATACAATTACAGGTGCAACTACAAGAAACGGAAATGGATTAGATGCAAGTGGAAATTTTAACGTAGGAACATCCGTTATAACATGGACGGTTACTGATAACGCAGGAAATAACAGTACTAACACCTCAACAATAACCATCAATAATCCGATTGCGGCTCTCATTCCAGATGTATATGCTGTAAATCCGGGAGGAGACGCTAATACTATTTACTTAGGATATGGCCCTTCTTCTTTAACATTGAACGCAACGCCTACAAATGGAACAGCACCTTTTACTTATTTGTGGAGTAACGGAGCTATAACAGATGCTATTTCTATTAATCCGTCAACACCGGGAGTTCACGATTACAGCGTAACCATTACTGATGCGAAAGGCTGCTATATTACCATAACAAAACAAATAAAAGTAATCGATATTAGCTGTGATGCAAAAAAAGTACTAATATGCCATACGAACAATAAAAGTCTTTGCATTTCTGCCAACGCTGTGTCAGCACATTTAGCACATGGTTGTCATCTAGGCTCATGCGAGGCTACTTTGTCTTTAAAAAATACTGCACCAAAAATTTCAGAACATCAAATAGATGATTTTATAGTTAATGCATCGCCAAATCCAACAAAAACTGAATTTCAGATAAACATCATTGGAGGAGATGAAACGCAGGCTATTTATATTAATGTGTTCGATATATTGGGAAGAAAAATAGACACTGTCAAATCAAATTACACGTCGGCTATAATACTAAAAAATAACTTTAGTGCAGGAATATATCTTGCCGAAATATGCAATGGAACAAATACAAAAACCATTAAACTTATAAAACAATAA
- a CDS encoding gluconate 5-dehydrogenase translates to MSINLFDLTGKTALITGGVHGLGMAMAKGLGHAGAKIVVNDHSSQEAVDSAIAEYKAEGIDAYGYLFDVTDENAVIAAISKIEAEVGPIDILINNAGIIKRTPIIEMEVADFEAVIKVDLTGPFIVSKNVVKGMINRGGGKIINMCSMMSELGRDSVSAYASAKGGLKMLTKNMATEWAKFNIQTNGIGPGYFATSQTAPIRVNGHPFNEFIMGRTPAGRWGDPEDLQGAAIFLSSKASDFVNGHVVYVDGGILATIGKPSNE, encoded by the coding sequence ATGTCAATTAACTTATTTGATTTAACAGGGAAAACAGCGCTAATTACAGGAGGAGTTCACGGATTAGGAATGGCAATGGCTAAAGGTCTTGGACATGCAGGTGCAAAAATTGTAGTAAATGATCATTCTTCGCAAGAGGCTGTAGACAGCGCAATTGCAGAATATAAAGCAGAAGGAATTGATGCTTATGGCTATTTATTTGATGTTACCGACGAAAATGCAGTAATAGCAGCAATCAGCAAAATTGAAGCTGAAGTTGGCCCTATCGATATTCTAATCAATAACGCTGGAATTATCAAAAGAACTCCAATTATCGAAATGGAAGTTGCCGATTTTGAAGCGGTTATAAAAGTAGATTTAACGGGTCCTTTTATTGTTTCTAAGAATGTTGTAAAAGGAATGATTAACCGCGGTGGCGGAAAAATCATTAATATGTGTTCTATGATGAGCGAACTGGGAAGAGATTCTGTAAGTGCGTACGCATCGGCAAAAGGAGGTTTGAAAATGCTGACCAAAAACATGGCGACAGAGTGGGCTAAATTCAACATTCAAACTAACGGAATTGGTCCTGGTTATTTTGCTACAAGTCAGACCGCACCAATTCGTGTAAACGGTCATCCTTTTAACGAGTTCATCATGGGAAGAACTCCTGCTGGACGCTGGGGAGATCCTGAAGATTTACAAGGCGCAGCAATATTTTTAAGCTCAAAAGCTAGTGATTTTGTAAATGGTCATGTTGTTTATGTTGATGGCGGAATTTTGGCTACAATTGGAAAGCCTTCAAACGAATAA
- a CDS encoding DUF4861 family protein: MKFSHFILLFCALPSALIAQNKTSITITNHSALDRKETVTAIKWKDILLSYPQIDTADFLIIDPKTKKQIPFQLEHKGQSAIQNVLVQIDLKAKSSLQLFIQKGKPEKFSSKTFARFVPERLDDFAWENDKIAFRAYGKALEKTEGDAYGFDVWVKNTSKLVLNDRYKSNDYHIDHGDGLDYYHVGYTLGAGNMAPFVKDTIRYSGNYHQWKILDNGPLRTTFQLIYDIWNAGGIKVKATKTISIDAGSQLNKIENNFIFDNKTPLPVVVGIIRRDKQGIIGLNEQQGIMSYWEPTFEKEGTTAVGTILSTPAQKMWVDKEQLLALTSVKNNEPIVYYSGAAWDKAGQITNSKQWQDYLDRFNQELQNPLIVNVKEASKTKK; encoded by the coding sequence ATGAAATTTTCACACTTTATCTTACTGTTTTGTGCTTTACCTTCTGCATTAATTGCTCAAAACAAGACTAGCATAACCATTACAAACCATTCTGCTCTAGACAGAAAAGAAACGGTGACAGCCATAAAATGGAAAGACATTCTTCTCTCCTATCCGCAGATTGATACTGCCGATTTTTTAATCATTGATCCTAAAACAAAAAAGCAAATTCCGTTTCAATTAGAACACAAAGGACAATCTGCGATTCAGAATGTATTGGTTCAAATAGATCTTAAAGCAAAAAGTTCGCTGCAGCTTTTCATTCAAAAGGGAAAACCAGAAAAATTCTCTTCTAAAACTTTTGCTCGATTTGTCCCTGAAAGATTGGATGATTTTGCTTGGGAAAATGATAAAATCGCTTTTCGAGCTTACGGAAAAGCTCTAGAAAAAACAGAAGGCGATGCTTACGGTTTTGATGTTTGGGTAAAAAATACTTCTAAACTGGTTCTAAATGACCGTTATAAAAGCAATGATTATCATATCGATCACGGCGACGGACTTGATTACTATCATGTTGGCTATACTTTGGGCGCAGGAAACATGGCTCCTTTTGTAAAAGATACTATCCGCTATTCTGGAAATTATCACCAATGGAAAATATTGGATAATGGTCCGCTTCGCACGACTTTTCAATTGATTTATGACATCTGGAATGCTGGCGGAATTAAAGTGAAGGCTACAAAAACCATTTCTATAGATGCTGGTTCACAGCTTAATAAAATTGAAAATAATTTCATTTTCGACAATAAAACCCCTTTACCTGTTGTGGTTGGGATTATAAGACGTGATAAGCAAGGCATAATTGGCTTAAATGAACAACAGGGAATTATGAGTTATTGGGAACCCACTTTTGAAAAAGAAGGAACTACAGCTGTAGGAACCATATTGAGCACTCCTGCCCAAAAAATGTGGGTAGATAAAGAACAGCTACTAGCCCTAACTTCGGTAAAAAATAACGAACCTATTGTGTATTATTCTGGTGCCGCTTGGGACAAAGCGGGGCAAATAACCAATTCTAAGCAATGGCAGGATTACTTGGATCGTTTCAATCAGGAACTTCAAAATCCTTTGATTGTAAATGTGAAAGAAGCATCAAAAACAAAAAAATAA